The following coding sequences are from one Leucoraja erinacea ecotype New England chromosome 2, Leri_hhj_1, whole genome shotgun sequence window:
- the LOC129709742 gene encoding uncharacterized protein LOC129709742 produces the protein MGDFNLHIDWVNQTGRGAEEEDFLECMRDSYLNQHVEEPTRELAILDWVLSNEEGLVSSLVVRGPLGKSDHNMVEFFIRMESDIVNSETMVLNLKKGNFEGMRRELAKIDWQLILKGLMVDMQWKAFKDCMDELQKLFIPVWQKNKSGKVVHPWITREIRDGIKAKDDAYKLARKSSIPENWEKFRDQQRRTKGLIRKGKMDYERKLAGNIKTDCKSFYRYVKRKRLVKTNVGPLQSETGELIKGNQDMVDQLNNYFGSVFTKEDINDLPEIAGARGSKEVEELSEIQVSREVVLGKLNGLKADKSPGPDRLHPRVLKEVAQ, from the exons atgggtgacttcaatctacatatagattgggtgaatcaaactggcaggggtgctgaggaagaggatttcttggaatgtatgcgggatagttatctaaaccaacatgtagaggaaccaacgagagagctggctattttagactgggtattgagtaatgaggaagggttagttagtag tcttgttgtgcgtggccccttgggcaagagtgaccataatatggttgagttcttcattaggatggagagtgacattgttaattcagaaacaatggttttgaacttaaagaaaggtaactttgagggtatgagacgtgaattggccaagattgactggcaattaattctaaaagggttgatggtggatatgcaatggaaagcatttaaagactgcatggatgaactacaaaaattgttcatcccagtttggcaaaagaataaatcagggaaggtagtacatccatggataacaagggaaatcagggatggtatcaaagcaaaggatgatgcgtacaaactagccagaaaaagcagcataccggagaactgggagaaattcagagaccagcagaggaggacgaagggcttaattaggaaaggaaaaatggattatgaaagaaaactagcagggaacataaaaactgactgcaaaagtttttatagatatgtgaaaagaaagagattagttaaaacaaatgtaggtcccttgcagtcagaaacaggtgagttgatcaaggggaaccaggatatggtggaccaattgaataactactttggttccgtcttcactaaggaagacataaatgatctgccggaaatagcaggggcccgcgggtcaaaggaggtggaggaattgagtgaaatccaggttagtcgggaagtggtgttgggtaaattgaatggattaaaggccgataaatccccagggccagataggctgcatcccagagtacttaaggaagtagctcaataa